In a single window of the Streptacidiphilus sp. P02-A3a genome:
- the mce gene encoding methylmalonyl-CoA epimerase, translating into MLTRIDHIGIACFDLDRTVEFYRATYGFEVFHTEVNEEQGVREAMLKINDTGDGGASYLQLLESVREDSAVGKWLAKNGEGVHHIAFGTADVDTDSEEIRDKGIRVLYEQPRIGSMGSRITFLHPKDCGGVLTELVTAADPGAHE; encoded by the coding sequence ATGCTCACACGTATCGACCATATCGGGATCGCCTGCTTCGATCTGGATCGCACCGTCGAGTTCTACCGTGCCACCTACGGGTTCGAGGTGTTCCACACCGAGGTGAACGAGGAGCAGGGCGTCCGCGAGGCGATGCTGAAGATCAACGACACCGGCGACGGCGGTGCCTCGTACCTCCAGCTGCTGGAGTCCGTGCGGGAGGACTCCGCGGTCGGCAAGTGGCTGGCGAAGAACGGCGAGGGCGTGCACCACATCGCCTTCGGCACCGCCGACGTCGACACCGACTCGGAGGAGATCCGCGACAAGGGCATCCGGGTGCTCTACGAGCAGCCCCGGATCGGCTCCATGGGGTCCAGGATCACCTTCCTGCACCCCAAGGACTGCGGCGGGGTGCTCACCGAGCTGGTGACCGCGGCCGACCCCGGAGCGCACGAGTAG
- a CDS encoding DUF3817 domain-containing protein yields MPEGLSFVLLLVCVVLKSTTSFNAVPVLGMVHGILWTCYMLFGLEAWRRQRWSLWRAAWILLLSVIPLGGFYAERLMAKEEREGYGPVPATA; encoded by the coding sequence ATGCCCGAGGGGCTGTCCTTCGTCCTGCTGCTGGTCTGCGTCGTGCTCAAGAGCACCACCAGCTTCAACGCGGTGCCGGTGCTCGGCATGGTCCACGGCATCCTGTGGACCTGCTACATGCTCTTCGGTCTGGAGGCCTGGCGGCGGCAGCGCTGGAGCCTGTGGCGCGCGGCCTGGATCCTGCTGCTCTCGGTCATCCCGCTGGGCGGCTTCTACGCGGAGCGGCTGATGGCCAAGGAGGAGCGCGAGGGCTACGGCCCGGTCCCGGCCACGGCCTGA
- the meaB gene encoding methylmalonyl Co-A mutase-associated GTPase MeaB gives MSDVATLVEQARAGRPRAVARLISLVEGASPQLREVMAALAPLTGNAYVVGLTGSPGVGKSTSTSALVSAYRKLGRRVGVLAVDPSSPFSGGALLGDRVRMQEHATDPEVFIRSMATRGHLGGLAWSAPQAIRVLDAAGCEVVLVETVGVGQSEVEIAAQADTTVVLLAPGMGDGIQAAKAGILEIGDVYVVNKADRDGADATARELNHMLGLGEARSAGDWRPPIVKTVAARGEGVDELVEALEKHRLWMDEHGELALRRRRRAAQEVETIAVTALRQRFGDLRGDRRLDALAGRVAAGRLDPYAAADELVAGVTTAAGG, from the coding sequence ATGTCAGACGTCGCCACGCTGGTCGAGCAGGCCCGGGCCGGTCGCCCGCGCGCGGTGGCGCGGCTGATCTCACTGGTCGAGGGCGCCTCCCCGCAGCTGCGGGAGGTGATGGCCGCGCTCGCCCCGCTGACCGGCAACGCCTACGTGGTCGGCCTGACCGGTTCGCCCGGTGTCGGCAAGTCCACCTCCACCTCGGCCCTGGTCAGCGCCTACCGCAAGCTCGGCCGACGGGTCGGGGTGCTCGCGGTGGACCCCTCCTCGCCGTTCTCCGGCGGCGCGCTGCTCGGCGACCGGGTCCGGATGCAGGAGCACGCGACCGACCCGGAGGTCTTCATCCGGTCCATGGCCACCCGCGGCCACCTGGGCGGTCTGGCCTGGTCCGCCCCGCAGGCGATCCGGGTGCTGGACGCGGCCGGGTGCGAGGTGGTGCTGGTGGAGACCGTCGGCGTGGGCCAGTCCGAGGTGGAGATCGCGGCGCAGGCCGACACGACGGTGGTGCTGCTGGCGCCGGGCATGGGCGACGGCATCCAGGCCGCCAAGGCGGGCATCCTGGAGATCGGCGACGTCTACGTGGTCAACAAGGCCGACCGGGACGGCGCGGACGCCACCGCCCGTGAGCTCAACCACATGCTCGGCCTCGGCGAGGCCCGGTCGGCGGGGGACTGGCGTCCGCCGATCGTGAAGACCGTGGCCGCGCGCGGCGAGGGCGTCGACGAACTGGTCGAGGCGCTGGAGAAGCACCGGCTGTGGATGGACGAGCACGGTGAGCTGGCGCTGCGGCGGCGGCGCCGGGCGGCGCAGGAGGTGGAGACGATCGCGGTCACCGCGCTCCGGCAGCGCTTCGGCGACCTGCGCGGCGACCGGCGGCTGGACGCCCTGGCGGGCAGGGTCGCGGCCGGTCGGCTCGACCCGTACGCGGCGGCGGACGAGCTGGTGGCCGGGGTCACCACCGCCGCCGGGGGCTGA
- a CDS encoding acetyl-CoA C-acetyltransferase, with translation MSRSADNATTSVIVAGARTPMGRLLGSLKGLSGSDLGGVAIKAAMERAGITGEQVQYVIMGQVLQAGAGQIPARQAAVKAGIPMNVPALTVNKVCLSGLDAIALADQLIRAGEFDVIVAGGQESMTNAPHLLPKSREGYKYGAVELLDSMAHDGLTDAFEHIPMGESTDTHNTRLGISREEQDALAARSHQLAAAAQKNGAFEAEITPVSIPQRKGDPVLVSEDEGIRGDTTVEILARLRPAFNKDGTITAGTSSQISDGAAAVVVMSRAKAEELGLEWIAEIGAHGNVAGPDNTLHSQPSNAIKHALDKEGIGVDDLDLVEINEAFAAVAAQSVKDLGIPLEKVNVNGGAIALGHPIGMSGARLVLTLALELKRRGGGTGAAALCGGGGQGDALIVRVP, from the coding sequence ATGAGCAGAAGCGCAGACAACGCCACCACCTCCGTGATCGTCGCCGGTGCCCGCACCCCGATGGGGCGCCTGCTGGGCTCCCTCAAGGGCCTCAGCGGCTCGGACCTCGGCGGTGTCGCCATCAAGGCCGCAATGGAGCGGGCCGGGATCACCGGCGAGCAGGTCCAGTACGTGATCATGGGTCAGGTGCTGCAGGCCGGAGCGGGTCAGATCCCCGCCCGCCAGGCCGCCGTCAAGGCCGGGATCCCGATGAACGTCCCGGCGCTCACCGTCAACAAGGTCTGCCTCTCGGGCCTGGACGCCATCGCGCTCGCCGACCAGCTGATCCGGGCGGGCGAGTTCGACGTGATCGTGGCCGGCGGCCAGGAGTCGATGACCAACGCGCCGCACCTGCTGCCCAAGTCCCGTGAGGGCTACAAGTACGGCGCGGTGGAGCTGCTCGACTCGATGGCCCACGACGGCCTGACCGACGCCTTCGAGCACATCCCGATGGGGGAGTCGACCGACACCCACAACACCCGGCTCGGCATCAGCCGCGAGGAGCAGGACGCGCTCGCCGCCCGCTCGCACCAGCTGGCCGCCGCCGCGCAGAAGAACGGCGCCTTCGAGGCCGAGATCACGCCGGTGTCGATCCCGCAGCGCAAGGGCGACCCGGTGCTGGTCAGCGAGGACGAGGGGATCCGCGGCGACACCACGGTCGAGATCCTGGCCCGGCTGCGCCCGGCGTTCAACAAGGACGGCACGATCACCGCCGGGACCTCCTCGCAGATCTCCGACGGGGCCGCCGCGGTGGTGGTGATGAGCAGGGCCAAGGCCGAGGAGCTGGGCCTGGAGTGGATCGCCGAGATCGGCGCGCACGGCAACGTCGCCGGTCCGGACAACACGCTCCACTCGCAGCCGTCCAACGCGATCAAGCACGCGCTGGACAAGGAGGGGATCGGCGTCGACGACCTCGACCTGGTCGAGATCAACGAGGCCTTCGCGGCCGTCGCCGCGCAGTCGGTCAAGGACCTGGGCATCCCGCTGGAGAAGGTCAACGTCAACGGCGGCGCGATCGCGCTCGGCCACCCGATCGGCATGTCCGGCGCGCGGCTGGTGCTGACCCTGGCGCTGGAGCTCAAGCGCCGCGGCGGCGGCACCGGTGCGGCGGCGCTGTGCGGCGGCGGCGGGCAGGGCGACGCCCTGATCGTCCGGGTGCCGTAG
- a CDS encoding DUF3817 domain-containing protein gives MKKSSPLLTAYRVFAYITGVGLILLCASCIAWYGFGTAEIAVAIVGTIHGWAYMIYVVLAFSVGNKMGWPIKKMAFVILAGTIPTCSFIAERKVMRQIDEQVAAEEQLELAKV, from the coding sequence GTGAAGAAGTCCTCCCCTCTGCTCACCGCTTACCGCGTCTTCGCGTACATCACCGGCGTGGGCCTGATCCTGCTCTGCGCCTCCTGCATCGCCTGGTACGGCTTCGGCACCGCCGAGATCGCGGTGGCCATCGTCGGCACCATCCACGGCTGGGCCTACATGATCTACGTGGTGCTGGCCTTCTCGGTCGGCAACAAGATGGGCTGGCCGATCAAGAAGATGGCCTTCGTCATCCTCGCCGGGACCATCCCCACCTGCTCCTTCATCGCCGAGCGCAAGGTGATGCGGCAGATCGACGAGCAGGTCGCGGCGGAGGAGCAGCTGGAGCTCGCCAAGGTCTGA
- a CDS encoding MarR family winged helix-turn-helix transcriptional regulator → MDTTTAALPAEVASGEDPTGADSPWLTAEEQRLWRAHLEVSRLLMYQLERELQVYGLATNDYTILVELSEAPLRRMRMTDLATATLQSKSRLSHQITRMETAGLVVREGCPGDRRGLYAVLTEQGWEMMRRLAPTHVRSVREHFIDRLDPDQIAAMYEALAPIATHLRELRGRA, encoded by the coding sequence ATGGACACTACAACTGCCGCCCTCCCCGCCGAGGTCGCCTCCGGCGAGGACCCGACCGGCGCGGACTCTCCCTGGCTGACCGCCGAGGAACAGCGGCTCTGGCGTGCCCATCTGGAGGTCAGTCGGCTGCTCATGTACCAGCTGGAGCGCGAGCTCCAGGTGTACGGCCTGGCCACCAACGACTACACGATCCTGGTCGAGCTCTCCGAGGCGCCGCTGCGCCGGATGCGGATGACCGACCTGGCCACGGCCACGCTCCAGTCCAAGAGCAGGCTGTCGCACCAGATCACCCGGATGGAGACGGCCGGACTGGTCGTCCGCGAGGGCTGCCCGGGCGACCGGCGCGGGCTCTACGCGGTGCTGACCGAACAGGGCTGGGAGATGATGCGCAGGCTCGCGCCCACCCATGTCCGCAGCGTCCGCGAGCACTTCATCGACCGGCTGGACCCGGACCAGATCGCCGCCATGTACGAGGCGCTGGCCCCGATCGCCACGCACCTGCGGGAGCTGCGCGGCCGGGCCTGA
- a CDS encoding MarR family winged helix-turn-helix transcriptional regulator: MPKPLSLSFDPIARADELWARRWGGVPSMVAITSIMRAQQILLAQVDAVVKPYGLTFARYEALVLLTFSQAGELPLSKIGERLMVHPTSVTNTVDRLEKSGLVVRRPNPLDGRGVLAAITERGRVVVEAATRELMAMDFGLSGYDEAACRELFEVLRPLRIAAGDFTPPADA; this comes from the coding sequence GTGCCAAAGCCGCTGAGCCTGTCCTTCGACCCCATCGCCCGCGCCGACGAGCTCTGGGCCCGGCGCTGGGGCGGGGTCCCCTCGATGGTGGCCATCACCTCGATCATGCGGGCCCAGCAGATCCTGCTGGCGCAGGTGGACGCCGTGGTCAAGCCGTACGGGCTGACCTTCGCCCGGTACGAGGCGCTGGTGCTGCTGACCTTCAGCCAGGCCGGGGAACTGCCGCTGTCGAAGATCGGCGAGCGGCTGATGGTGCACCCGACCAGCGTCACCAACACCGTGGACCGGCTGGAGAAGTCCGGCCTGGTGGTCCGCCGCCCCAACCCGCTGGACGGCCGGGGGGTGCTGGCGGCGATCACCGAGCGCGGCCGGGTGGTGGTCGAGGCGGCCACCCGGGAGCTCATGGCCATGGACTTCGGCCTGAGCGGCTACGACGAGGCCGCCTGCCGGGAGCTGTTCGAGGTGCTCCGCCCGCTGCGGATAGCCGCCGGCGACTTCACCCCGCCCGCCGACGCCTAG
- a CDS encoding DUF2127 domain-containing protein: protein MKRDWDRRTCARRGHVTYAPTEPWLNERLRTRTALGEAWRCLRCGDFTLGEPHGTGKAEDAPLVPRGKALRDRFILRLLAVERLVRGALIVLIAYAVWRFSNSQTAVQQLFNKDLTLLRPIAVHFHYDLDHSPIVGTIQKTFSYHRSTLVATAAALLAYALIEIVEAFGLWAAKRWAEYLTVVATAAFLPLEVYELTEKVSYLKVGTLLLNLLAVLYILLAKRLFGLRGGAAAFEAERHGASLLEVETSAGALTTDGAELPAARGESVGRGGS from the coding sequence ATGAAACGGGACTGGGACCGGCGAACCTGCGCGCGCCGCGGGCACGTCACCTACGCGCCGACCGAACCCTGGCTGAACGAGCGGCTGCGGACCCGGACCGCGCTCGGCGAGGCCTGGCGCTGCCTGCGCTGCGGCGACTTCACCCTGGGCGAGCCGCACGGCACCGGGAAGGCCGAGGACGCGCCGCTGGTGCCCCGCGGCAAGGCGCTGCGGGACCGTTTCATCCTGCGGCTGCTGGCCGTGGAGCGGCTGGTGCGCGGCGCGCTGATAGTCCTGATCGCGTACGCGGTCTGGCGGTTCAGCAACAGCCAGACCGCCGTGCAGCAGCTGTTCAACAAGGATCTGACGCTGCTGCGGCCGATAGCCGTGCACTTCCACTACGACCTGGACCACTCGCCGATCGTCGGGACGATCCAGAAGACGTTCAGCTACCACCGGTCCACGCTGGTGGCCACCGCCGCGGCGCTGCTCGCCTACGCGCTGATCGAGATCGTCGAGGCCTTCGGCCTGTGGGCGGCCAAGCGCTGGGCGGAGTACCTGACGGTGGTCGCCACGGCGGCGTTCCTGCCGCTGGAGGTTTACGAGCTCACCGAGAAGGTGAGTTACCTGAAGGTGGGGACGCTGCTGCTGAACCTGTTGGCGGTGCTCTACATCCTGCTCGCCAAGCGGCTGTTCGGACTGCGCGGGGGCGCGGCGGCGTTCGAGGCGGAGCGGCACGGCGCCTCCCTGCTGGAGGTGGAGACCTCGGCGGGCGCGCTCACCACGGACGGCGCGGAACTCCCGGCGGCACGCGGCGAGTCGGTCGGTCGCGGCGGGTCCTGA